Below is a window of Chryseobacterium arthrosphaerae DNA.
AATTGAACATCTTTTGACCAATTCCCAGGAATTATATATCACAGGCCCCGGGGTGATGCAGGAAGAACTGAAACATTTTCTTCATGATACAGCCCAGTTCAGAGATCTGAAGATTACAATGGGAACTTCACAGAAGATGACCGATGAAAAAGTACTGGAAACAGTAAAGGATCATTTTAATTATTAAATCATTGATCATGCAATATAATCGCCGGGGCATCGAAGATGCCCCGGCGATTATATTGATTAATGTGTAATTAAATCTGCGTCATCTGCTATATCTGCGAGCGATATAATTAATTATAGAATCATTATACTCTGTTTGAATTGGAATATATTTTCTCGCAGATCTCGCAAATTACGCAGATTTTAATTGCAAAAATTAAAATAATTATTTGTTTGAACAGTGTTAAAGATTATTAACCACCCTTTTTATTCCATCCAGTATATTAGCAGTATTAAAATTAACCAGTAATCCAAGTTTTTTATCGGATAGCTTAAGATATGTATGTAACTGTTTGAAATGTATATCTTCAAGACCTTTTACTGATTTAAGTTCTAGAATAACTTTATCTTCAACCAAAATATCAAGTCTGAAATTAAAATCGAATTTTTTACCATCATAGAAAACAGGAACTTCCATTTCTGATTTAACAGTCAATCCGTTTTCTTCAAGTTCGTAAATCAAAATTTTTTGATATATAATTTCAAGTAAGCCTGGTCCTAAATGATTATAGACATTGAAGATACATTTTCTTACGATATAAGAAATTTCATTTTCATTCATTTGTTTTTATTTTGATTAGAAATTCTATTTATTAGAGTTATCTCATACAGCTAAAATATTTATTATCGTAAAACGTAAAGGATAAAGAAAAAATCTGCGTCATCTGCTATATCTGCGAGCGAAATATATAATATATAAAAACCGGTTCAATTTCTTACAAGAAAATCACAAAGGTCACTTAATATCTGATCCCTGTTTTTTTCAGAATAAAACTCAAAAGCCAGATCGGTCCCACCAGTAAAAACTGAAGATCCTTAAGGAATGAAGGCTTTTTCCCTTCAATCTTATGCCCTATGAACTGTAAAATCCATGTAATCACAAAAACAGCAAGATAAACCATCCATGACTGTTTTTCAAAATAGATATTGGTAAGATAAATAAAATGTTCCGTAGCTGCTGTCAAAATGAGCATAATAATACTGATGCGTAATGATAATCTCAGATAAAACAGGGTAATAAGAACTACTGTAATGCTACTTACAATACTGATACAGCCGAAATAGGAAATGCATACGTGAGGGGACGGAATAAGGGAAATAAACCCCAGAATCGTCCAGAAAATCAAGGGTACACAAATCCAGTGGATCAACTTGTTGGTTGCGTTTCTATGGCTCTTGCTGTACTCTGCAAATAATAAATCAACCTTTCTCATAGGAACATGAATTTGATAATCGCTAAAATAATAAAATTTTGCAATCACTCGTAAGATTGCTTACATTTGTGCTATGTCTGCCCTGGAAAAGTTTGGCGTTGATATTTTTACGGAAAGGAATATTTTCGAAAGGATTGCCGTGGATAAACCCTTCCGTCCCGAAAATCCGGCTTTCATCTTCATTAAATCAGGTACAATAAAACTTCGTCAGCATTTCAGTGACCTGGAGGTTTCTGCCAATATGTTTATGGTGACGGATCCTCAGACCATTTATGAAGTAGTATCAGTGAGTGACGATTTCCAGTCAAGGATGGTTTCTTATAAAAGAGAATTTATCTCCGCTTTATCGCTGAAATTTAACCGCCTTATTACCTATCGTTATTTCAGGCAGCAGATGAACAAAGGGGTGCCTTTTCCGGAAAGTGAAATGGAAGTGGTATGGAAAAGTGTCAATTTTCTGAAATATATTCTGGATTCCGAGACCGAAATGCTTTATAAAAAAGAAATGGTAGAGCATCTTTTCTCTGTATTCTGCTATCAGATGGCGGGGATCATATCCAAAGAAGATAACAATTCGATGAATCAGATGTCCAGACAGGAAGAGATCGTATTTGTTTTTCTTACTGATCTTGCAGAATATCATCTTACAGAGAAGACCGTAGAATTTTATGCCGAGCGGCAGTCAATTACAACCAGACATCTTTCATCAGTGGTAAAGGAGGTAACAGGAAAAACGGCGAGTCATATTATTGCTTTAATTGTCATCAATGAAGCAAAAGTACTTTTAAACTCGTCTAATAAACCGGTTTCTGAGATTTCGTCAATCCTTGGTTTTAGTGATCAATATGCATTTTCTCACTTTTTTAAAAAGCATCTGGAAGTAAGCCCGAGACAATACAGACATCAGTTCGAAAATTAAAATCTTACATTTGAACATCTTTTTCCAAAAATCAAACATTTGATTGATTTTGTGGTTCACCTAACTTTGCATCTGTAAAACAAGGTAAAATGACAAAGAAAATAAAAACAGCACTATCAGTTTTGATAGCAGCTTTTCCTGCGCTGTTTTTTTCGCAACAGATCAAACAGATGACCGCAGGCGAGGTGGCCGAACTGGCCGTTCAGAATCATCAGCAGTTAAAGGTTTCCGCTCAGAATATTGATATCGCCAAACAGAATATCAATGTGGTAAAGCTCCAGAAACTACCCACCATTACGGCTTCCACAAGCCAGTTCTATCTGGGGGATGCAGTAGCTATTGATAAAGATTTTTCAAATTCAACAAAGATTCCGATGCCTCATTACGGAAGTTCTTATGCCGTACAGGCCACTCAGCTGATCTTTAAGGGAGGATTGGTAAACAAATCTGTTGAAATGGCAGGACTTCGTGAGCAGCTTTCTGAACTGGATCTGGAGAAAAATAAACAGGATGTGAAATTTTTAGTAATTTCCAACTATCTGGATGTCTATAAGATCATCAACCAGGAAGAAGTGTTCCGGAACAATAAAAAACTGGCTCAGGAGCGTCTGAAAAATATTCAGAAATTCTACCAGCAGGGAATGGTGACTAGAAACGAAGTGATTCGTGGAGAACTTGCTATCAAAAACCTGGATCAGGGAATTCTTACCCTGGCAAACAATAAAAAAATCCTTAATTATAATTTAAGCATTGCCTTAGGCTTATCTGCGGATACTGAAATTATCCCTACAGAAAGTTTGGAGAATAAAGAAGCCGGGATTGGCATGGAATATTACACGGACCTTGCCCACGAAAGCAATCCTTTGCTGAAGTCGGCTAAAAAGAATATTGACGTAGCAGATAAGAATATTGAGATTATAAAAACCGATAATATGCCTACCGTAGCGGGATTTGGAGGATATACCTTACAAAGACCTGTAACGACAAGAAATCCTGTTCTGGATATGTATTCAGGCGGATGGCAGACAGGAGTTTCTCTTAGCTATAATATAGATAATCTGTATAGAACAAAGGAGAAAGTAAAAATAGGTGAACTGCAGAAGGCCCAAGCCAATGATGCGATGATACTGGTACAGCAGAATGTAGATATGGGCGTAAATGCTGCCTATACAAAATATCAGGAAGCTATTCAGCAGGCTGAAATCCTGAATGATTCCAAAAGACTGGCTGAAGAAAACTATAAGATTACTGAAGCTAAATACCTGAATCAACTGGCAGTACAGGCCGAGATGATAGATGCACAGAACCAGAAACTGCAGTCAGAATTGGATTATGCAAATGCTGAAATCAATGTTTTGTACCAATATTACAATCTTTTGAAATCTACCGGAACTCTTTAATTTTTTAAAACTGAAAATCAACACAATGGAAAACAAGGAACAAACTACTCAAAATACAGCTCCAACTCCTTCAAGACCTGGCGGAGAGGGAAACAAAAAGAAAAATAAAACCAATAAGGTCAGAGCAATCATTTCAAATATCATTGTTTTTCTGGTGATCGGGTTCGGGTTATTCTGGCTGATCCGTGAATATTTCCACATCGGAAACAAAACCTATACGGAAGCGGCACAGGTAGAGGAATTTATCAACCCCATCAATACCAGGGTTTCTGCTTATATCAAAGAAATTAAATTTATTGAGCACCAAAGGGTAAAAAAAGGGGATACGCTGGTCATTCTGGATGAACGTGAGATCCTTACCCAGCTGGGACAGGCTGAAGCGGCTTATCAGAATGCAATGGCACAGAAAACCGCTACAAGTTCTTCTGTGAATACCGTTTCAAACAATATCAATGTGATGCAGTCCAATATTGCAGGAGCCAAAGCCAGATTATGGAATGCAGAGCAGAATCTGAACCGTTACAAAAACCTTTTGGCTGCAGAAGCAGTGACAAGACAGCAGTATGATCAGGTAAAAACAGAATATGATGCTCAAAAGGCAGCTTACGAAACCTTAGTGAATCAGAAACAATCTGCCAGCCTTTCTACTACAGAAGTAAAAAGCAGGTTAGGAATCAATGATGCGGAGATCAAAAGAACAAAATCTGCACTGGATATGGCAAGAATCAACCTTTCTTACACGGTGATCACCGCACCATATGACGGAGTGATGGGAAGAAGAACGATTTCTGAAGGACAGCTGATCCAGCCGGGACAACAGGTGGCAACTATTGTTCTGAATGGCCAGAAATGGGTAACTGCCAACTTCCTGGAAAGCCAGATGCCAAACATTAAGGTAGGAGAAAAAATATCGATGACGGCTGATGCCTTAGGCGGACAAAAATTTGAAGGGGTGGTAACGGCTGTTTCTGCGGCTACAGGATCAAGATACTCAAGTGTACCTACAGATAACTCTACCGGAAACTTCATTAAAGTACAGCAAAGAATCCCGGTAAGAATTGAGTTTACCGCTGCCAATAAAAAAGAAAATCTGGATAAGCTGAGTGCGGGAATGAATATGAACGTGAACATTAATAAAGACTAGAAGATGGAAGATATCAGATTCCGGGTGCTATGCCGTGGAAATCTAAGTTGAAGCCGGAAGCCTGCCGTCTGATATCTGAAATCTATTATCTCAAACAATCATGTACAATAAAGGATTATACAGCGACTGGGTACCCAAACCTGTACAGCTTCTGCTGATCGTATTGCTGCTTGCAGTAGTGATGCCGCTCGGTGGGGTGTATACGGGGAATATCAGCCATCTGGTGAGTGGTACCGGAGCAATGACAGAATATTTTATGTGGGCGAATTATGCAACCACAATCGGGATGGGAGCCTGTATGCCTGTCGTGATCAGAATCAAGATGAGATTTAAAGTAAGAGACAAAATGGTATTGCTGCTGGTATTACTTGGATTGATGAGCTATATCAATGCTACAACCTTACAGCCAATGATTTTCGTAGCTACTTCTTTGTTCATCGGGTTTATGAAAATGATGGTGACAATAGAGCTGTTTCTGCCACTGATGGTAATGATCGGAAACCGTGGAATGTTTTATGGCGTATTCTATACATTTGTATTGGTGATGAACCAGGTGGCTGTGTATTATGCTGCTGAATTTTCACTCCTTTACAACTGGCAGCAGTTCTACCTTTTTACTTCGGTCTTATGTTTTATACTCGCATTGATACACTGGATTTTCATGCATAACAAATACTTTGCGCTGAAAGTTCCGTTACATTATATCGACTGGCTGAGTATCCTGCTTTTCATATCCACCTTTATGTTCTCGGCTTATGTCTATTCATTCGGGAGACAGCAGGACTGGCTGAATTCAAGGAACATCATTAACGCAAGCATAGCGGCTTTTGTAAGTTTTGCTTTGCTCTCCATCCGTCAGCTGACTTTAAAGAGACCTTATCTTTCATTCAGAATATTTACCAAAAATAACGTACAGCATGGGTTGTTTATGCTGTTCTGGCTGGGAATGTTTCTGGGGACCGCCTCCATTCAGAATACTTTTGCAGTAGGAGTATTGGGATATGACCAGCTGACCAATGCCAGACTTAGTGTCCTGATGATCCCCGGGATTATTGTAGCCGGTATCATTGCCATTTTCTGGTTTAAAAAAGAAAAGCCGCTGAAAATGTATATTTTCTCAGGTTTTGCAGGAATGATGGGATACGCAATCATCATGTACTTTTCCATGGTATTGGAATTCAGTTATGACAACTGGTACCTTCCCATGTTCTTAAAAGGTTACGGAATGTGTTCACTGTTTATTTCCGTATGGTTTTATACCCTGGATAAGCTTGAGATGGATGAAATGCTTGCTGCGATCGGGCTGGTGCTGGTTTGGAGAACTTTCCTTGCAGTAGGGATCTTTTCAACCTTGTATTCCTGGTTCCAGTACCGTTTTCAGGTGACAGCGATAGGTGACCTTGCGGTATATATGGATGGAATGACGGTAAGCCCTCAGAATGTTGCTGCCAATATGAAAGCCATTCAGCTTAATGCCATTATTATTGCCACTAAAAAAATATTCGGATATATTATTCTGGCTGGTTTTGGAGTATTGTTCTATGTAGCCACTCATCACTTTGGTGCAAAACGGTTCCAGTATTTCAGATTTGTGAGAGTGCTTGGCGGTAAATCTGTGATTGCCAGAAGAAGACTCCGTGAACGGAAAAAATTATTAGAAGAGATAAAAGACGCAGCCGGGCCTGCGGTTTAAAGATACCTTGTTTTTCACAGCAAGATCCTGGTCCTTTGTTGGGTTGGGATCTTGCGTTTTTTATGGGGAATGGAAACTGAAAAGTTAAAATATGAGATTTCTTACTGCGTCACACTGACAACAGTCAAAGTGTATAACTTTTATTATTTCAATGATGTTTTGATACCTTATCCGTTATCCCTTTTTAACGGTATGAGTATATCAATAACCTACAGTTTCATTTCTTACTTTTTTTTGAAAAGGTGAAAAATTTCATCTTTTCTTATTTTTATCATTTCTAAATAAAAATTACTTTTGCTGAATTATAAAACTTTGATTAGAAAGAATGAAAAAGCACTATGCATTCATAGGTCTTTTGGCTTCGGGGTTCATGTTTTCCCAGAACGTTAAGGACAGTGTAGCCTCTAAAGGTATTGAGGATGTCGTAATTGTAGCTTCCAGAAAACCTACAAAAATCTCTGAGATTCCAGGTACGGTTTGGGTAGTACAGAAAGAGAAAATCCAGGAACAGGCAAAAAACGGCGTTCCTATTAAAGAAATGCTTTCGATCCTGATTCCTGGTATGGATATCGGCCCTCAGGGAAGAACCAATTACGGACAGAATATGAGAGGACGTTCTGCTTTGGTGATGATTGACGGGGTGTCTCTGAACAGTATCCGTGCGATCAGCCGTCAGCTGGATGCCATTGATCCTTTCAATATCGAAAGAATTGAAGTGCTTTCCGGAGCAAGCTCTATCTATGGTGGAAATGCTACCGGGGGAATCATCAATATTATCACAAAAATACCTTCCAAAAAAGGAATCAGTGGTGAAACCGAAGTAGGAATACGTACTGGTTTTATGGGAAAAGATGATCATGATTTCCGTGCTGCACAATCTATTGCAGGAAAAGGAGAGAAGTTCTTCGGAAGGCTGGGAGTGGCTTACCAGCAGAATGGCGGCGCTTATGGAGCAGACCAGAAACAGCTTTTTACAGATATTACCCAGACAGACCTTCAGTATAACCAGTCGATAGACATTTTGGCTACCGGAGGCTATCAGTTTAATAATAAACATAAAATAACAGCTTCACTTCAGTATTATAATTCTAAGTTCAATGGTGACAGAAGTTTATTTTTAGGTGAAAACCTGAGTGCTTTCACTACAAAAAATGCCTCTTTACTGGAAATGAGGGACGGTTTTTCTTCTGATAAAAATGTAGGAACGGAGCGTTATATGGGAACAGTAGCTTATACCGGAAACGGAATTCTTGGCGGGCAGGATCTTTATGTGCAGTTTGCCACCCGTGGAGAAAAGCTTGGTTTCTATCCGTTCCCTGGAAATCTGAAACTTGAAAAAGGAAGCATCGCTTATATGTCTTCATCACAGCAGGATACGTATTACTCAGGACTTAAAGCTTTATTGTCAAAATCATGGCGTGGGCTGAATGTGACGTACGGAGTAGACATAGACTTTGAAAAGTTTGAAGGAACTCAATCCGTATATGATATAGCCAAAACCATGTCAAGCGGAGGATTGACGAATGAAACGAAATACAGCTTAGGCAGATATCCTACCAACCATTCACAAAGTTATGCAGGATATGTGCAGGCGAAATATAACATCCTTCCTAAACTGCAGATCAACGGAGGAATCCGTTATCAGAATATCAAGGTAAAAGTGGATGATTTTGTTGGTTCAGAACAGCAGACCCAGATTGCGGTAGGATACGGGAAGTCAGCATCTGCTATTCCTGGAGGGAAAAGTTCTTATAACGTGACTTTAGCCAATGCCGGATTACTATACAAATTCAATGAGCAGCATCAGGCCTGGGGAACATTTTCGCAGGGGGTAAGTCTGGCGGATCCTGCCAAATATTATGGGATAGGTACCTATAAGCTGAACGGAACCCACTGGGATGTGGTTTCAAGTATCAATGTAAAAGACCAGCCTCTGCAGGCGATCAAAACCAACCAGTTTGAAGTAGGGTATCGTGTGAACAGAGGGGGATTCAGGGCTCAGGTGGCAGGGTTCTTAAGTACTTCTGATAAAACGGTTGCTGTAGACAGAAAAACATTCCAGATCCTGGTCAATGATCTGAAGCTTAGAAATATGGGAATTGAAGCTGAGGTTTCCTATTCATTAAGCAACGGAGTTTATTTCGGGGCAAGCGGGCTACTGATCAAATCTGAAGTAGACAGCAAAGGAGAATGGAAAAAGCAGGAGGTTTATAATGCTTCCCCTTCCAAACTGGTAACCTATATCGGGTATAATGTTCAGAACTGGTCATTCAGATTCCAGTCACTGCAGAATTTCAAGCAGAAGGACGAGCTAAATAATGTTATTGAAGGCTATAATACTTCCGATCTGATGATAGGATACCGTTTAAGCTGGGGGAAATTCAACCTGGGCATCCAGAATCTCTTTAATACGGATTATCAGACAATATGGAGCAAACGTTCCCAGATTTTATATTCTACTTACGGGTTACCTGAACTGTTCAGTTACAAAGGAAGAGGAAGAACATTTAATCTGTCTTATACTTTTGAGTTTTAGGTGGTAGGTAATAGATAATAGATAATAGATAATAGGTAATAGGTGGTAGGTAGCAGGTGGCAGGTAATGGGGAGAACTGTTTCTTTATACTGCC
It encodes the following:
- a CDS encoding efflux MFS transporter permease, with protein sequence MYNKGLYSDWVPKPVQLLLIVLLLAVVMPLGGVYTGNISHLVSGTGAMTEYFMWANYATTIGMGACMPVVIRIKMRFKVRDKMVLLLVLLGLMSYINATTLQPMIFVATSLFIGFMKMMVTIELFLPLMVMIGNRGMFYGVFYTFVLVMNQVAVYYAAEFSLLYNWQQFYLFTSVLCFILALIHWIFMHNKYFALKVPLHYIDWLSILLFISTFMFSAYVYSFGRQQDWLNSRNIINASIAAFVSFALLSIRQLTLKRPYLSFRIFTKNNVQHGLFMLFWLGMFLGTASIQNTFAVGVLGYDQLTNARLSVLMIPGIIVAGIIAIFWFKKEKPLKMYIFSGFAGMMGYAIIMYFSMVLEFSYDNWYLPMFLKGYGMCSLFISVWFYTLDKLEMDEMLAAIGLVLVWRTFLAVGIFSTLYSWFQYRFQVTAIGDLAVYMDGMTVSPQNVAANMKAIQLNAIIIATKKIFGYIILAGFGVLFYVATHHFGAKRFQYFRFVRVLGGKSVIARRRLRERKKLLEEIKDAAGPAV
- a CDS encoding HlyD family secretion protein, whose amino-acid sequence is MENKEQTTQNTAPTPSRPGGEGNKKKNKTNKVRAIISNIIVFLVIGFGLFWLIREYFHIGNKTYTEAAQVEEFINPINTRVSAYIKEIKFIEHQRVKKGDTLVILDEREILTQLGQAEAAYQNAMAQKTATSSSVNTVSNNINVMQSNIAGAKARLWNAEQNLNRYKNLLAAEAVTRQQYDQVKTEYDAQKAAYETLVNQKQSASLSTTEVKSRLGINDAEIKRTKSALDMARINLSYTVITAPYDGVMGRRTISEGQLIQPGQQVATIVLNGQKWVTANFLESQMPNIKVGEKISMTADALGGQKFEGVVTAVSAATGSRYSSVPTDNSTGNFIKVQQRIPVRIEFTAANKKENLDKLSAGMNMNVNINKD
- a CDS encoding TolC family protein produces the protein MTKKIKTALSVLIAAFPALFFSQQIKQMTAGEVAELAVQNHQQLKVSAQNIDIAKQNINVVKLQKLPTITASTSQFYLGDAVAIDKDFSNSTKIPMPHYGSSYAVQATQLIFKGGLVNKSVEMAGLREQLSELDLEKNKQDVKFLVISNYLDVYKIINQEEVFRNNKKLAQERLKNIQKFYQQGMVTRNEVIRGELAIKNLDQGILTLANNKKILNYNLSIALGLSADTEIIPTESLENKEAGIGMEYYTDLAHESNPLLKSAKKNIDVADKNIEIIKTDNMPTVAGFGGYTLQRPVTTRNPVLDMYSGGWQTGVSLSYNIDNLYRTKEKVKIGELQKAQANDAMILVQQNVDMGVNAAYTKYQEAIQQAEILNDSKRLAEENYKITEAKYLNQLAVQAEMIDAQNQKLQSELDYANAEINVLYQYYNLLKSTGTL
- a CDS encoding Mpo1 family 2-hydroxy fatty acid dioxygenase; translation: MRKVDLLFAEYSKSHRNATNKLIHWICVPLIFWTILGFISLIPSPHVCISYFGCISIVSSITVVLITLFYLRLSLRISIIMLILTAATEHFIYLTNIYFEKQSWMVYLAVFVITWILQFIGHKIEGKKPSFLKDLQFLLVGPIWLLSFILKKTGIRY
- a CDS encoding helix-turn-helix domain-containing protein translates to MSALEKFGVDIFTERNIFERIAVDKPFRPENPAFIFIKSGTIKLRQHFSDLEVSANMFMVTDPQTIYEVVSVSDDFQSRMVSYKREFISALSLKFNRLITYRYFRQQMNKGVPFPESEMEVVWKSVNFLKYILDSETEMLYKKEMVEHLFSVFCYQMAGIISKEDNNSMNQMSRQEEIVFVFLTDLAEYHLTEKTVEFYAERQSITTRHLSSVVKEVTGKTASHIIALIVINEAKVLLNSSNKPVSEISSILGFSDQYAFSHFFKKHLEVSPRQYRHQFEN
- a CDS encoding TonB-dependent receptor; amino-acid sequence: MKKHYAFIGLLASGFMFSQNVKDSVASKGIEDVVIVASRKPTKISEIPGTVWVVQKEKIQEQAKNGVPIKEMLSILIPGMDIGPQGRTNYGQNMRGRSALVMIDGVSLNSIRAISRQLDAIDPFNIERIEVLSGASSIYGGNATGGIINIITKIPSKKGISGETEVGIRTGFMGKDDHDFRAAQSIAGKGEKFFGRLGVAYQQNGGAYGADQKQLFTDITQTDLQYNQSIDILATGGYQFNNKHKITASLQYYNSKFNGDRSLFLGENLSAFTTKNASLLEMRDGFSSDKNVGTERYMGTVAYTGNGILGGQDLYVQFATRGEKLGFYPFPGNLKLEKGSIAYMSSSQQDTYYSGLKALLSKSWRGLNVTYGVDIDFEKFEGTQSVYDIAKTMSSGGLTNETKYSLGRYPTNHSQSYAGYVQAKYNILPKLQINGGIRYQNIKVKVDDFVGSEQQTQIAVGYGKSASAIPGGKSSYNVTLANAGLLYKFNEQHQAWGTFSQGVSLADPAKYYGIGTYKLNGTHWDVVSSINVKDQPLQAIKTNQFEVGYRVNRGGFRAQVAGFLSTSDKTVAVDRKTFQILVNDLKLRNMGIEAEVSYSLSNGVYFGASGLLIKSEVDSKGEWKKQEVYNASPSKLVTYIGYNVQNWSFRFQSLQNFKQKDELNNVIEGYNTSDLMIGYRLSWGKFNLGIQNLFNTDYQTIWSKRSQILYSTYGLPELFSYKGRGRTFNLSYTFEF
- a CDS encoding GxxExxY protein is translated as MNENEISYIVRKCIFNVYNHLGPGLLEIIYQKILIYELEENGLTVKSEMEVPVFYDGKKFDFNFRLDILVEDKVILELKSVKGLEDIHFKQLHTYLKLSDKKLGLLVNFNTANILDGIKRVVNNL